In Wolbachia endosymbiont (group A) of Pogonocherus hispidulus, the genomic stretch TCTTCCAATATTAGATCAAACCTTGATAATGCAGACTGGCTAACTAAACGTGATATTATCAGAACTTTAGTCAAGAGAATTGAAATTAACCTTGAGGACGTAAATGTGGTATTTCGTGTAAAAGAGCTACCAAACTCTTCTGGACATAGTGGAGAAGAAAAGAAAAATTTGCAACATTGTTGGCGGGGTAATAGCAAGTCATATAGATCAAAGTGGGTTTGATGAAAAACAGGGAATAAAATACACCACAATCTTTGCTGGCAGTCGAAAGAATGATTTAAATCCGCATGAGCCAATGACGTCTGAAAGTCTGGAAAGCTTACAAAAAGAAGTAGACCGACTATATGAAATGTTTTTGCAGCTAATAGCAAGGAACAGAGGTCTTTCAATTGAAAAGATTCGATCAACAGAAGCAGGTCTATATTTTGGCGAGAAAGCAGTAGAAATAGGCCTTGCAGACGGAATGACAATTCTTTCATCTATTAATAAAAACAGGAGTATTACTATGAATGAACGAACTACAACTGACCTAGAAACTGATAATTTAACTAAGTATCGTAATGAAGTTCTTGAATTAATACGTTTATGTAACTTATCACGAATGCCAGAGAAAATAGGAGAATTTATTGAGCAAAGCGTAAGTGTTGAGCAGGCAAGGGAGGTTTTAATGGAGTTACTTGCAGAGAGAACGAAAAAGACAGAGATACTGAGTGCAATACCACAGAATTCAGGAGAGGAGTTGATGATGCAAGTAGCTAAAGCTAGAGCACAATCAAGTATTTAAGTTTTTTTATAACCGCCTGGTACAACAACTACAAACATGGCGGTAAACTAAAGGGAAAAAAGGAGAAAAGAAAATATGACATGTATAACTGAACAAAATAATCTAGGTGACTTATTAAAGTATGAGGCATCAAGTCTATATTCAAGAGATCAAATAACAGTAGCTAAAGGTCAAAATCTTAAGCTTGGTGCAGTAGTTGCCAAAAAGACGGAAGATGGTTTTATTAGAGTACTTAATCCTGCTGGAACAGATGGCACACAAACAGCAATAGGTGCAATAGTAAGTGATGTAAATGCGACAGAAAATGCCAAAGCAGTAATTATTACTCGTGGTGCAATACTAGCAGATCATGCAGTTGTGTGGCCAGCAAATATCACTGAAGAACAGAAAGCTGAAGCAATAAAGCAACTTGAAGGACGAGGGATCATTGTCCGCAAGGGAGTGTAACTTAAATTAATAAGGGGGAAAAAGAATGCAAAATCCATTTACAAATACAGCATTTAGCATGACGGCACTAACAAATGCGATGAATATATTGCCGATAAATTATGGACGAGTTGAAAACTTAAATTTGTTTCCAAGTAGGTCAGTAAGATTTAGACATATTACCATAGAAGAACACAACGGAGTATTAAGTTTATTACCAACACAAATACCAGGAGCACCAGCAACAGTAGGAAAAAGAGGAAAAAGAAAGGTAAGAACATTTACGATTCCGCACATTCCGCATGATGATGTAGTGCTGCCAGAGGAAGTACAAGGAATAAGGGCATTTGGATCAGAGAGTGAACTTAAAGCGCTGGCAGATGTAATAACTGATCATTTGCAGCTAATGAGAAACAAACATGCAATAACATTAGAGCATTTGCGAATGGGAGCGCTAAAAGGAATAATTTTAGATGCTGATGGGTCAGAATTATTAAATCTGTACAACGAATTTGAAATCACACCAAAAGTAGTAAATTTTGCACTAGGAACTGCAACAACTGATGTAAAGCGTAAGTGTATGGAAGTACTCCGGCATATAGAAGATAATCTAAGTGGTGAATATATGACCGGAATTCATGCCTTGGTAAGCCCTGAGTTTTTTGATGCACTAACTTCACATACTAAAGTGAAAGAAGCATACGAGAGATGGCAAGAAGGAGCAGCGCTTCGAAATGATATGAGGTCAGGATTTACGTTTTGTGGTATAACATTTGAGGAATATAGAGGGCAAGCAACTGACCCTGAAGGAACGGTTAGAAGATTTATTGAGAAAGATACAGGGCACTGTTTTCCACTAGGAACAGCAAGCACATTTACGACATATTTTGCACCAGCAGATTTTAATGAAACGGTAAACACACTAGGACAACCACTTTATGCAAAACAAGAGCCAAGAAGATTTGATAGAGGAACAGATTTACATACGCAGTCAAATCCATTGCCAATGTGCCATAGACCTGGCGTATTAGTAAAAGTCGCTATAGCATAACATACTGGTAGAGTAACTACAAGGTGGTGAGGCACAGAACGACTCTACCAGTATGGGCTTTCTTAGCATGTAAAGGTTAGTATATCAAAAAGAAATATGCAAGAGAATATTAAGCGATTATTAGAAGATTGTTTTGCCCATTTAGGAGAAGTGGCTTTGTATAAATCAAAGGATAAGTCATACATGGTACAAGTATTAAAGCAACAGCCAGATAAATTATACGAGATTGGTGAAGGACAATTTGTGGAAGAAACTTTAGCGTTAGAAGTAAGTGCGTTTGATGTGTTAAAGCCAATAGTAGGAGATGTTTTTGTTATAGGTGATCGAAGATATAAAGTACACTCACCGCCACTTAGAGACAAGTCTGGAATAACGTGGAAAATAAAAGCGTCTGAATGTCTGTGCATATAGAAGTTGAGGTAATAGAAAGTGTAAATGCTAAAAGAAGAAAAGTAGAATTAGCAACGGTAAAGGCATTAAACAAAACGGTACTATGGTTAAAAGCGCAAGCAGCTAAGGAAATTAGTGAGGAAAAGAAGATAAAATTGACGTTAATGAGAAGAAGGCTAAGAATTTTTAAGGCGAAAACTAGCAGATTAGAAGTGTTAATTAGAGCAAATCTCTACGACATTAGAGCATCGACAATTGGTAAAATACAAAAAACAAGAAGAGGATCGAAAGTAGGAAAGCATGAGTTTATAGGAGGATTTGCAGCAGTTATGCCAAAAGGAAATAGCGGTATTTTTAAGCGTGAAGGAAGAACAGCATTACCAATAAAGGAAATTAAGTTGCTACTAGAACCAGAGGCTTCAAGGATAATAGGTAATCTTGTTAATTATGAAGTTGAAAAGGTATTTGAAAAATTCTTCCACCGCG encodes the following:
- a CDS encoding head decoration protein, with the translated sequence MTCITEQNNLGDLLKYEASSLYSRDQITVAKGQNLKLGAVVAKKTEDGFIRVLNPAGTDGTQTAIGAIVSDVNATENAKAVIITRGAILADHAVVWPANITEEQKAEAIKQLEGRGIIVRKGV
- a CDS encoding major capsid protein — encoded protein: MQNPFTNTAFSMTALTNAMNILPINYGRVENLNLFPSRSVRFRHITIEEHNGVLSLLPTQIPGAPATVGKRGKRKVRTFTIPHIPHDDVVLPEEVQGIRAFGSESELKALADVITDHLQLMRNKHAITLEHLRMGALKGIILDADGSELLNLYNEFEITPKVVNFALGTATTDVKRKCMEVLRHIEDNLSGEYMTGIHALVSPEFFDALTSHTKVKEAYERWQEGAALRNDMRSGFTFCGITFEEYRGQATDPEGTVRRFIEKDTGHCFPLGTASTFTTYFAPADFNETVNTLGQPLYAKQEPRRFDRGTDLHTQSNPLPMCHRPGVLVKVAIA
- a CDS encoding phage tail protein; amino-acid sequence: MSVHIEVEVIESVNAKRRKVELATVKALNKTVLWLKAQAAKEISEEKKIKLTLMRRRLRIFKAKTSRLEVLIRANLYDIRASTIGKIQKTRRGSKVGKHEFIGGFAAVMPKGNSGIFKREGRTALPIKEIKLLLEPEASRIIGNLVNYEVEKVFEKFFHRELSYITSI